A window of Microbacterium sp. Root61 genomic DNA:
TCGCTGAGCCAGTGCGCACCGAGATAGGTGCGTGAGAAGGCCATCAGCATCACCCATGCGGCTCCGGCCACGCCCACCCACACCCGCGGGAACAGGATGAACAGCACCACGGCGATCGTCGCCGCGTTGGCGACGTGCCCGGAGGGGAACGAGCCGAAGTCCGAGACGACGATGATGTCGTCGGGCCGGGCACGCCCGAACAGATGCTTGAGCAGTTGGACGAGTCCGGCGGAGACGATCTCGGCGGCGAGGAAGTACACCGCGCCCCACGGTCTGCGGGCGATGAGAAGGCAGCCCGAGATCAAGATGGGCGCGCCGAAGACTCCGAACCAGCCCCCGCCGAGCCAGTTCATCGCATATGAGATCCACAGCAGGAATCCGTGCCGGGCTTGGACGAGCAGGTCGTTCCACCACACATCGATCGCGAAGGGGGCGTTCGAGCCGTAGAGGAAGATCGTCGCGCCCAGCACCATACCCGCCAGCAGCAGCCCTGCACCCCACCACAGCGCTGTCGAGGTACGGAGGCCGATCGGTCGGGCAGACGAGGTCGCGGACATGCGCCCATTGTGACAGGCACGCCCACGGGTGCAGCCGACGGGCAGAATGAACGCATGTCAACGGCCGTCGATGTACTCAGGAGTGTCCTCGCTCCCCTCACCCGTACGCAGCTCTTCCGTCGATTCGCGCCGAGTGTGCTCCCTCCGATCGAGCGACTGATCGCGGCCGTCACCGGGCGCCGTGTGCAGCTCAGCGCCCTGCTGGTCCCCTCCCTCGTGCTGCACACGATCGGGGCGAAGTCCGGCGAGCAGCGCGATGCACCGCTGATGTACACCCCCGACGGGCAGGGCCGCGCCATCGTGGCGGGGACCAACTTCGCCGGGACACGGCATCCGGCGTGGACGAGCAATCTGCTCGCTCATCCCGATGTGTCGATCACGGTGCGCGGCAAGACCATGCCGGTGCACGCATATGCCATCCCGGAGGAGGAGCGCGACGCCGCCTGGGCGCGGATCGAAGCGCAATGGCCGGGGTACCGCGCGTACGAGCGAGAGTCCGGGCGCACCGTCCGCCTGTTCCGGCTGCAGCCGGTGCGCGAGGCCTCTCCGAGCTGACCCGTCGCACCGCATCGGTGGTGCGGATGCGGTTCGGATCCACGGCATGATGGGCGGATGACCCGTGCCAACGACGTCCTCCGCGCAGCGGTCGCGCCGCTCACCCGCACCCGCTGGTGGCGCGCTCTGGCCACCACCGCGCTGCCCCCGATCGAGCGTTTCGTCAGCCGCGTGTCCGGTGGGCGCGTGCAGCTGACCGCGTTCCTGGTCCCCTCCCTCGTGCTCCACACGTTCGGCGCGAAGTCCGGCGAGCCGCGGGATGCGCCGCTCATGTACACGGCCGACGGCTCCGGTCGTGCGATCGTCGCGGGGACGAACTGGGCCGGGGCGAAGCATCCCGCCTGGACGGCCAATCTGCTCGCGTACCCGGACGCCGAGATCACGGTGCGCGGTCGCCGCATGGCCGTGCACGCCACCCTCATCCCCGACGAAGAGCGGGAAGCCGTGTGGGCGATCATGGAGGCCCAATGGCCGGACTACCGGGAGTACGAGCGCGACTCCGGTCGGACCGTCCGCATCTTCCGTCTGCAGCCGGTGCGACGCAAAGCCTGACGCAGCCTCTGCTATCGGCGGCTGGCAGGATGTCGGCATGCCCAGTTCTTTGATCGAGGTTCGTCGCACCTACTCGCAGCAGGAGCAGGTCGCTCTGATGGATGCGGTGCACGGGGCGCTCGTCGTTGCGTTCAAGATCCCGGAGGAAGACCGATTCATCCGAGTGCTCTCCTACGAGCCTCACGCGATGGTGAATGGCCTCGCGGCGGGACGAGCGGACAGCTACATGCGCGTCACGATCGACTGTTTCTCGGGACGCTCGATTGAGGCCAAGCGGAACCTGTACCGAGAGATCGTAGAGCGCCTCGAACTGCTCGACATTCCGCGAGAGAACGTGTCGATACTCCTTCGCGAGAGCGTGCCCGAGAACTGGTGTGCCGGCGGGCGCGCAGCCAGCGACTACGACCTCGGCTTCGATATCACGGTGTGATCGCCGGTGCGGGCTCCTCACCGCCCGCCACCGCGTCGGAGATAACAGCTCCGTCGGACCGAATCGCCGAGGTCGGATCCGACGTTGTGGCTATCTCCGACCTCGTGGTGGCGCCCCGACACGCGCCCGTTGTGGCTATCTCCGACCTCGCGGTGGCGCCCCGACACGCGCCCGACGTGGCTATCTCCGACCTCGCGGTGATGCCCCGGGCCCGACCCGCGCATACCGCCGCACCAAAACTCGCGGTCGACCTCTGGCCCTACGCCGAGAGGAGGCCGATCGTGCGCGGCCGCACGATCGCCCACAATGCGACGACGCCGATCGCGGCGCAGCCGATCATGACCACGGCCATCGTCGAGGCGGTGATGCCGGCATCCCGCGCGATCCAGCCGACGATCGGTGAGATGAGTCCGGCGATGCCGAAGTTCGTCGCACCGATGAGCGACGCGGCGGTTCCGGCGGCCTTGCCGTGGCGGTCCAGCGCCAGCACCTGCACGCAGGGGAAGGTGAAGCCGCAGGCCGTCATGAAGACGAACAGCGGGATCATGACACCCCACAGCCCGGCGCCGAGCTGATCGAACACGAGGATCGCGATCGACGAGACCAGCAGGACGGCGGTCGAGAAGGCCATCACCCACTGCGGACCGAACCGCGCCGCGAGGCGCGAGGCAGCCTGCACGCCGATCACGACGCCGAGGGAGTTGACGGCGAAGAGCAGGCCGTACTCCTGCGCGTTGAAGTCGAAGGTGGTCTGGAACAAGAACGACGAGCTCGACAGGTAGGAGAACAGGCCGCTGAAGGTCATGCCGCCGATGACGAGCACGCCGATGAACACACGGTCCGACAGCACGCTCCTGTACCGCTGCCACACCGTGGTGCTGCCGCGCTCACCGCGGCGGGCCTTGGGCAGCGTCTCGGGGACGAGGAAGATCGCGCACACGAGCATGATGGCGCCGTAGGCGGCGAGGAACACGAAGATGCCCCGCCACGGCATCACGGCCAGCAGTGCAGCCCCGATCAGCGGTGCGACCACGGGTGCGACGCCGGAGACCAGCGCGAGCCTGGACAGCATCACGACGAGCCGCCGCCCGCCGAACAGGTCGCGCACGATCGCCATGGCCACGACACCGCCCGCCGCTGCGCCCACACCCATCAGCACACGCGCGATGCCGAGCGTGAGCAGGGTCGGGGCGAGAGCAGCACCGACGCTGGCCAGCACGTGCAGTGCGGTCACCGACAGGAGCGGGATGCGGCGGCCGACCTTATCGCTCAGCGGTCCGACGACCAGCTGCCCGAGCGCGAAACCGAGCATCGTGCCGGTCAGCGTCAGCTGGATCATCGCGGCCGTCGTCTGGAAGTCCTCC
This region includes:
- a CDS encoding phosphatase PAP2 family protein yields the protein MSATSSARPIGLRTSTALWWGAGLLLAGMVLGATIFLYGSNAPFAIDVWWNDLLVQARHGFLLWISYAMNWLGGGWFGVFGAPILISGCLLIARRPWGAVYFLAAEIVSAGLVQLLKHLFGRARPDDIIVVSDFGSFPSGHVANAATIAVVLFILFPRVWVGVAGAAWVMLMAFSRTYLGAHWLSDTVGGALLGASAALLVFAPFRGPLVAESARRQDAETSGPSLG
- a CDS encoding nitroreductase family deazaflavin-dependent oxidoreductase, with protein sequence MSTAVDVLRSVLAPLTRTQLFRRFAPSVLPPIERLIAAVTGRRVQLSALLVPSLVLHTIGAKSGEQRDAPLMYTPDGQGRAIVAGTNFAGTRHPAWTSNLLAHPDVSITVRGKTMPVHAYAIPEEERDAAWARIEAQWPGYRAYERESGRTVRLFRLQPVREASPS
- a CDS encoding nitroreductase family deazaflavin-dependent oxidoreductase — its product is MTRANDVLRAAVAPLTRTRWWRALATTALPPIERFVSRVSGGRVQLTAFLVPSLVLHTFGAKSGEPRDAPLMYTADGSGRAIVAGTNWAGAKHPAWTANLLAYPDAEITVRGRRMAVHATLIPDEEREAVWAIMEAQWPDYREYERDSGRTVRIFRLQPVRRKA
- a CDS encoding tautomerase family protein, coding for MPSSLIEVRRTYSQQEQVALMDAVHGALVVAFKIPEEDRFIRVLSYEPHAMVNGLAAGRADSYMRVTIDCFSGRSIEAKRNLYREIVERLELLDIPRENVSILLRESVPENWCAGGRAASDYDLGFDITV
- a CDS encoding multidrug effflux MFS transporter, whose amino-acid sequence is MLDTSSIPVIPDPDATRTATGSIRTTSSTTGAIRTLGPNPATAPIMLHPGDSLSTGRRVVYIILLGALTALGPFTVDLYLPAFPVLEEDFQTTAAMIQLTLTGTMLGFALGQLVVGPLSDKVGRRIPLLSVTALHVLASVGAALAPTLLTLGIARVLMGVGAAAGGVVAMAIVRDLFGGRRLVVMLSRLALVSGVAPVVAPLIGAALLAVMPWRGIFVFLAAYGAIMLVCAIFLVPETLPKARRGERGSTTVWQRYRSVLSDRVFIGVLVIGGMTFSGLFSYLSSSSFLFQTTFDFNAQEYGLLFAVNSLGVVIGVQAASRLAARFGPQWVMAFSTAVLLVSSIAILVFDQLGAGLWGVMIPLFVFMTACGFTFPCVQVLALDRHGKAAGTAASLIGATNFGIAGLISPIVGWIARDAGITASTMAVVMIGCAAIGVVALWAIVRPRTIGLLSA